The Rhodohalobacter sp. SW132 genome has a segment encoding these proteins:
- a CDS encoding exo-alpha-sialidase — protein MINRFILLALLSFTSILISCGTDATEPKQPSFEWNKLGLDGLTVNKIEIDGNLLYAATNDGLYRKNIQSTSSFEPVGLQDNNIEAFLIYSDQILFASVANRDTEHEYEIHKSDNRGASWQELESNFGGNEDGEILSEFLRHPSHKDTIYATSNYTIAKSGDMGNSWDLIWGEWGAIAGPTSAIAINPQRENELWAGGQGPIEDGYLVRLVDEEETDRWTDLVPNPTTVKEIVFDKQSSQTIFAGYEGALMKTNDNGASWQTSIDKHHNFRFFFGIAFSNLNPDILFAGGWLKAVDDPQSLKLFYSMDKGETWEEEIFENEPYGGILDMQLITEGDKDRIFIALDGGGIYEVIHTLN, from the coding sequence ATGATAAACAGGTTTATTTTACTTGCTCTACTTTCTTTCACATCAATTCTTATTTCCTGTGGTACTGACGCCACTGAACCTAAACAGCCCTCTTTTGAATGGAACAAGTTAGGCCTGGATGGCCTCACAGTAAACAAAATCGAAATAGATGGAAATCTTCTTTATGCCGCTACAAATGATGGCCTATATCGAAAAAACATACAATCAACAAGTAGTTTTGAGCCTGTTGGCTTGCAAGATAACAACATAGAAGCCTTTCTGATCTATTCTGATCAAATCCTTTTTGCTTCAGTTGCCAACAGAGACACAGAACACGAGTATGAAATTCACAAATCGGATAACCGGGGAGCATCGTGGCAGGAGCTGGAGTCGAATTTTGGTGGCAACGAAGATGGGGAAATATTATCTGAATTTCTCAGGCACCCATCTCATAAAGATACCATTTACGCTACAAGTAATTATACCATTGCCAAATCTGGGGATATGGGAAATTCCTGGGATCTTATTTGGGGTGAATGGGGCGCTATAGCAGGACCAACCTCAGCCATTGCAATAAATCCGCAGAGAGAAAATGAACTTTGGGCTGGTGGCCAGGGACCTATTGAAGATGGATATCTAGTACGCCTTGTTGACGAGGAAGAAACCGATCGATGGACAGATTTGGTACCTAATCCCACCACGGTAAAGGAAATTGTTTTTGACAAACAAAGTTCTCAAACTATCTTTGCGGGCTATGAAGGGGCACTGATGAAAACCAATGATAATGGAGCAAGCTGGCAAACCTCTATTGATAAACATCACAATTTTCGTTTTTTCTTTGGAATCGCTTTTAGCAACCTCAACCCGGATATTCTTTTTGCCGGAGGTTGGCTCAAAGCTGTTGATGACCCTCAGTCTCTCAAGCTATTTTACAGCATGGACAAGGGCGAAACCTGGGAAGAAGAAATTTTCGAAAATGAACCGTATGGCGGCATTCTCGACATGCAACTCATTACTGAGGGTGACAAAGATAGGATTTTTATAGCACTGGATGGAGGAGGGATATATGAAGTTATACACACGTTAAATTAA
- a CDS encoding TlpA disulfide reductase family protein — protein MKKTITLIKKTFIVVSIIWTTITLVFIGFMALSGPPSCGIDDLDNETLSETTGDLPDFGFEEMDGNTTFTNESIAGTYTLFYFWGTSCGICVNEMPHLYETYTELQDRNFQIIALSYDQSEEKVREFREDSPMPWKHIVFGSDREKMRDTFNAFGVSGSPHKILVSPEGEILERVEGFNGDELYAMINNHLPSS, from the coding sequence ATGAAGAAAACAATAACGCTGATCAAAAAAACATTTATTGTCGTATCCATAATCTGGACCACAATCACGCTCGTTTTTATCGGGTTTATGGCACTATCAGGCCCCCCTTCTTGTGGCATTGACGATCTGGACAACGAAACCTTAAGCGAGACAACAGGCGATCTTCCGGACTTTGGATTTGAAGAGATGGACGGCAACACCACATTCACCAATGAATCTATTGCCGGAACGTACACTCTGTTTTACTTTTGGGGCACTTCCTGTGGAATTTGTGTAAATGAAATGCCCCACCTGTATGAAACCTATACCGAACTGCAGGACAGAAACTTCCAGATCATAGCACTCTCCTACGATCAGAGTGAAGAAAAAGTCAGGGAGTTTAGGGAAGATTCCCCGATGCCGTGGAAGCACATTGTCTTTGGCAGTGACAGAGAAAAAATGAGAGACACATTTAACGCCTTCGGAGTATCCGGAAGCCCACACAAAATTTTAGTTTCACCGGAAGGAGAAATTCTTGAACGGGTAGAAGGATTTAACGGAGATGAGCTGTATGCCATGATTAATAATCATCTTCCTTCATCATAA
- a CDS encoding DUF5694 domain-containing protein, which yields MTYLKILFTIIGVLTLVHDIDNSIEAISNYQHQINPLQEKVQVLNFGTFHMGFTTDANTTEFDEHDRENQKKVHEIAEKLSAFEPTVILVETPPEQNEKLREAFFRYKDNPDMFFENPSEIELLAFELGRLSGTERIYGIDHKMRYNYMIGQFIMTNDIDPERYDAYSDNLLQFFPSVDVDRDNLNLLEKLKLTNHDRYLDFLITVNADRLTYTANEGGFEGADEAAKYYQRNLRMYSNLHRVNLDEDDRVFILMGASHTAFFRDFMSRDPKYEMVDTFDYLIE from the coding sequence ATGACTTATTTGAAAATACTTTTCACGATCATTGGAGTGCTTACCTTAGTTCATGACATTGATAATAGTATTGAAGCTATATCAAATTATCAGCATCAAATCAATCCATTACAAGAAAAGGTTCAGGTCCTGAATTTTGGAACATTTCATATGGGATTTACCACGGATGCAAACACCACGGAATTTGATGAGCATGATCGGGAAAATCAAAAAAAGGTTCATGAAATCGCAGAAAAACTATCTGCTTTTGAACCGACCGTGATTCTGGTAGAAACACCGCCTGAGCAGAATGAAAAGCTCCGTGAAGCATTCTTCCGCTACAAAGATAACCCCGACATGTTTTTTGAGAATCCGTCAGAAATAGAACTCCTGGCATTTGAACTGGGAAGACTTAGCGGAACAGAACGTATCTATGGCATCGATCACAAAATGAGATACAATTACATGATTGGCCAATTTATCATGACAAATGATATCGACCCCGAACGGTATGATGCCTATTCCGACAACTTGCTGCAGTTTTTTCCTTCGGTAGATGTAGACCGGGATAATCTAAATCTTCTTGAAAAACTAAAACTGACAAACCATGACAGGTACCTGGATTTTCTTATTACCGTCAATGCTGACAGGCTCACCTATACAGCTAATGAAGGCGGTTTTGAAGGGGCTGATGAGGCTGCCAAATACTACCAGCGAAACCTCAGAATGTATTCAAACCTACACCGGGTTAACCTGGATGAAGATGACAGGGTGTTTATCCTGATGGGAGCAAGCCACACCGCCTTTTTCAGAGACTTTATGAGCCGTGATCCCAAATACGAAATGGTTGATACGTTTGATTATTTGATTGAATAA
- a CDS encoding endonuclease/exonuclease/phosphatase family protein, translating into MKILNLTLLLLLIGGSTELKDEDWLSCGLIFNESISVMSYNIRFDNPDDGKNAWPHRSDHVAEMMGPKYESDIIGVQEALRHQLDELQEMLPNYDWVGVGRDDGKDAGEFSPIFYKKNRFELIATNTFWLSEETEMPGSISWDSAITRIVTWVKFNDLLNDKIFYVFNTHFDHRGDMARVESTKIILERASKIEENTPVIITGDLNFSESSSAYGIFRENSRFNDARYASETGHEGPTASSNNWEELRLPESRIDYIFVSEGVRVLNHRILDDRYDGRFPSDHLPVISEIILP; encoded by the coding sequence ATGAAAATTTTAAATTTAACCCTCTTATTATTACTGATTGGCGGATCAACTGAACTTAAGGATGAAGATTGGTTAAGTTGTGGATTGATTTTCAATGAGTCTATATCTGTGATGTCTTATAATATCCGATTTGATAATCCAGATGATGGGAAAAATGCTTGGCCGCATCGAAGTGATCATGTAGCTGAAATGATGGGGCCTAAATATGAATCGGATATAATAGGTGTCCAAGAGGCTTTGCGACATCAACTAGATGAATTGCAAGAAATGTTGCCGAATTATGACTGGGTGGGTGTTGGTCGTGATGATGGTAAAGATGCCGGTGAATTTTCTCCCATTTTCTATAAAAAAAACCGATTTGAATTGATTGCAACTAATACATTTTGGCTCTCGGAAGAAACTGAGATGCCAGGTAGTATTTCATGGGATTCGGCAATAACAAGAATCGTTACATGGGTCAAATTTAATGATCTTCTGAATGATAAGATCTTCTATGTGTTCAATACACATTTTGATCACAGAGGAGATATGGCCCGGGTTGAAAGTACCAAAATTATACTGGAGCGGGCATCTAAGATTGAAGAAAATACTCCCGTCATAATAACTGGAGATTTGAATTTTTCGGAAAGTTCAAGTGCTTACGGGATTTTTAGAGAAAATTCCAGGTTCAATGATGCCAGATATGCGTCGGAAACCGGTCATGAAGGTCCAACGGCATCGTCCAATAACTGGGAAGAGCTCAGGCTCCCGGAATCCAGAATTGATTATATTTTCGTTAGTGAGGGAGTCCGGGTTCTGAATCATCGTATTCTCGATGATCGTTATGATGGACGTTTTCCTTCTGATCATCTTCCAGTAATTTCTGAAATCATTCTTCCTTGA
- a CDS encoding alkaline phosphatase family protein, protein MKSLISFYTIWIIMLIGASGIKAQQHTPDKPHYDTPNLVVGLIVDQMRPDYIYKYWDHYEEGGIKRLLNEGHTFRNAYFRHLQTSTGPGHAAQLSGATPSVHGLIGNSWYVRELDRNINVIEAVGSGYEGVGSRPEYNGEKSPINMLTTTVGDELFMFTGERSKTVGISRKDRGAILPAGHTGDAYWYEGATGNFITSTYYMDELPGWLQDFNDRNLPQEYLTRTWETLLPVEGYVESRPDDNPYEGTFSGMDTPTFPVDLAYLVEEHDQGPGLLNATPFADELLFELAVATMEGEELGRGDVTDMLMIALSAADAIGHRFGPGSKQVQDYYLRLDRYMADFFDYLDSEFGMDNVLVFLTADHGGAYIPEYMSDLGIPTGHSEFGVSAGGQVQQAVREYLEQTYGEDFLLAYSNQNLFLDHDYIDQNGMDHVAIQKEVQRFVLSLDVVGGAITADALQNQEYTTGMRARAMHAFHQKRSGDVIVWLQPQTHGSGTGGTGHGSGWVYDTHIPLIFLGNGITHGQSNEKVYVSDIASTVSVFLNSPFPSGNIGNPLNDLMRR, encoded by the coding sequence ATGAAATCATTAATCAGCTTCTATACTATTTGGATTATAATGCTAATCGGAGCAAGTGGCATTAAAGCCCAGCAACATACTCCTGATAAGCCCCATTACGACACTCCTAATCTGGTTGTTGGCTTAATCGTCGATCAGATGAGGCCGGATTACATTTATAAATATTGGGATCATTATGAAGAAGGAGGAATCAAACGGCTGTTAAATGAAGGGCATACTTTCAGGAATGCCTATTTTCGTCATCTGCAAACTTCCACCGGACCGGGACATGCTGCACAGCTGTCCGGGGCAACGCCCAGTGTACACGGTTTGATAGGCAACAGCTGGTATGTGCGTGAACTGGATCGCAATATAAACGTGATTGAGGCTGTCGGGTCTGGTTATGAGGGGGTGGGATCGCGGCCGGAATATAATGGCGAAAAATCACCAATTAATATGCTTACTACCACTGTTGGGGATGAACTTTTTATGTTTACAGGAGAGAGGTCAAAAACTGTGGGTATTTCACGCAAGGACAGGGGAGCCATTTTACCTGCCGGGCATACTGGTGATGCTTATTGGTATGAAGGGGCAACAGGAAATTTTATTACATCTACCTATTACATGGACGAACTGCCCGGCTGGCTGCAGGATTTCAATGACAGAAATCTTCCACAGGAATATCTTACCCGTACCTGGGAAACCCTACTTCCGGTTGAAGGTTATGTTGAAAGTCGGCCGGACGATAATCCCTATGAAGGAACGTTTTCAGGAATGGATACCCCGACATTTCCCGTTGACCTGGCTTATCTCGTTGAAGAACATGATCAGGGGCCCGGTCTACTCAATGCCACGCCTTTTGCTGACGAGTTATTGTTTGAGCTTGCCGTTGCCACTATGGAAGGGGAAGAGCTTGGCCGGGGCGATGTAACAGACATGCTGATGATTGCCCTTTCAGCAGCCGATGCGATTGGCCACCGCTTCGGGCCGGGCTCCAAACAGGTACAGGACTATTATTTGCGTCTTGATCGTTACATGGCAGATTTTTTCGACTATCTGGACAGTGAATTCGGGATGGATAATGTATTAGTATTCCTGACAGCCGATCACGGAGGGGCATATATACCTGAGTATATGAGCGATCTGGGTATTCCGACAGGACATTCGGAATTTGGAGTTTCAGCAGGTGGACAAGTGCAGCAGGCAGTTCGTGAATACCTGGAACAGACCTATGGCGAGGATTTTCTTTTAGCTTACAGCAACCAGAATCTCTTTCTAGATCACGATTATATTGATCAAAACGGAATGGATCATGTGGCTATCCAAAAAGAGGTTCAGAGATTTGTTTTGTCACTGGATGTCGTGGGAGGGGCAATTACGGCAGATGCACTCCAGAACCAGGAATATACCACAGGAATGCGGGCACGTGCAATGCATGCTTTCCACCAGAAAAGATCGGGTGATGTAATTGTCTGGTTACAGCCGCAAACCCATGGGTCGGGAACCGGCGGGACCGGGCATGGATCCGGCTGGGTTTATGACACCCACATCCCTCTGATATTTTTAGGAAATGGGATTACTCACGGCCAATCCAATGAGAAAGTTTATGTTTCGGATATCGCCTCAACGGTCTCGGTGTTTCTTAATTCACCGTTCCCGAGCGGAAATATTGGCAATCCGCTGAATGATTTGATGAGACGATAG